From the genome of Tachysurus fulvidraco isolate hzauxx_2018 chromosome 20, HZAU_PFXX_2.0, whole genome shotgun sequence, one region includes:
- the atp6v0a2a gene encoding V-type proton ATPase 116 kDa subunit a 2 isoform X1, translated as MGSSFRSEEMCLAQLFLQSASAYDCISELGEMGLVQFRDLNPSVSPFQRRFVSEIKRCEEMERILGYLLREIKKANIAVPEPEVSPVAPAPKHVLEIMEQLQRLEVELSEVAKNKEKLQRNLLELTEYTHMLRITHSFMHSRSRHEALGPQYEEFPSLEPESVAGCTGMQRLGAKLGFVSGLIHRVKMEAFERMLWRVCKGYTILSYAEVDENLVDLDTGEMSKNVVFLISFWGDQIGQKVQKICDCYHCHVYPHPESDEERSDIMDSLRTRIQDLNNVLHRTEDYLKQVLHKASESAHSWVLQVKKMKAIYHILNLCSFDVTNKCLIAEVWCPVNDLTNLRRALEEGSRKGDATVPSFVNRIPSKDTPPTLLRSNKFTRGFQSIVEAYGVGDYREVSPAPFTLITFPFLFAVMFGDLGHGAVMALFALWMVLNEKNYKRRHSVNEIWNMFFEGRYIMLMMGGFSVYTGLIYNDCFSKSIDIFGSGWSVKAMFTEQQWTNQTLRTNPFLTLDPNVSGVFTGPYPLGIDPIWNMAVNRLTFLNSYKMKMSVIVGVLHMSFGVVLSVFNHLHFRQRFKLYLLFLPELLFLLSLFGYLLCLIVYKWLCFSARESRSAPSILLHFISMFLMQSNSATPLYLGQTALQVFLLVMALLCVPVLLLGKPLYLYWLHHGTKGLGVRRGYERVRRVSEDDMSPSVVHDEEEGLEDHTGRESNTHQFDLGDALLHQAIHTIEYCLGCISNTASYLRLWALSLAHAQLSEVLWTMVLRVALRINVRLGVLFLVPVFSIFAVLTVSILLLMEGLSAFLHALRLHWVEFQNKFYSGTGLKFTPFDFSLLPSIFEQEGLL; from the exons ATGGGCTCGAGCTTCAGGAGCGAGGAGATGTGCCTGGCACAGCTCTTTCTGCAGTCCGCTTCAGCGTACGACTGCATCAGCGAGCTCGGGGAGATGGGCCTTGTCCAATTCCGAGAT CTCAACCCCAGCGTCAGCCCCTTCCAGCGCCGCTTCGTCAGCGAGATCAAGAGGTgtgaagagatggagagaattCTGG GATACCTTTTAAGGGAAATCAAAAAGGCCAATATCGCTGTTCCAGAGCCTGAAGTCAGTCCTGTTGCTCCTGCACCCAAACATGTGCTAGAGATCATG gagcagCTGCAACGTTTGGAGGTGGAGCTCAGTGAGGTGGCCAAGAACAAGGAGAAACTCCAGAGGAACCTTCTTGAGCTTActgagtacacacacatgctgaggatCACACACAGCTTCATGCACAGCCGCTCCAGG CACGAGGCTCTGGGCCCACAGTATGAGGAGTTCCCATCCCTAGAGCCAGAGTCTGTGGCTGGATGCACCGGCATGCAGAGACTGGGGGCCAAACTGGG gtttgTCTCAGGTCTGATTCATCGGGTGAAGATGGAGGCATTCGAGCGTATGCTGTGGCGAGTATGTAAAGGTTACACTATTCTCAGCTATGCCGAGGTGGATGAGAATTTGGTTGATCTTGACACA GGAGAGATGAGTAAGAATGTTGTCTTCCTCATCTCATTCTGGGGTGATCAGATTGGACAGAAAGTGCAGAAGATCTGTGACTG ttacCACTGCCATGTGTATCCTCACCCAGAGTCTGATGAGGAACGTTCAGATATAATGGACAGCTTAAGAACACGTATTCAAGATCTTAATAAT gtgCTTCATAGGACTGAAGATTACCTGAAGCAGGTACTCCATAAGGCCTCAGAGTCAGCCCACTCCTGGGTGCTGCAGGTGAAGAAGATGAAGGCCATCTATCACATCCTCAACCTGTGCAGCTTCGACGTCACCAACAAGTGTCTCATAGCCGAGGTGTGGTGTCCCGTTAATGACTTGACCAACCTGCGGAGGGCTCTGGAGGAGGGTTCG AGGAAAGGAGACGCCACCGTGCCGTCGTTTGTCAACCGTATCCCTAGTAAAGACACACCTCCTACGCTGTTGAGGAGCAACAAGTTCACACGCGGCTTTCAAAGCATCGTGGAGGCGTATGGCGTAGGAGATTACAGAGAGGTCAGTCCAG CACCCTTCACTCTCATCACATTTCCCTTCCTGTTCGCGGTGATGTTTGGGGATCTGGGACACGGCGCCGTCATGGCGCTCTTTGCCCTGTGGATGGTGCTGAATGAGAAAAACTACAAACGAAGGCACTCAGTAAATGAG ATTTGGAACATGTTTTTCGAGGGCCGATACATCATGTTGATGATGGGGGGGTTTTCCGTCTACACGGGACTCATCTACAACGACTGCTTCTCTAAATCGATCGACATCTTTGGCTCAGGCTGGAGCGTCAAGGCCATGTTCACGGAACAGCAGTGGAC AAATCAGACTTTACGGACGAATCCTTTCCTGACTCTGGATCCCAACGTATCTGGAGTTTTCACTGGACCTTATCCACTGGGTATCGATCCG atctggAACATGGCGGTGAATAGGCTGACGTTTCTGAACTCGTATAAGATGAAGATGTCTGTGATTGTCGGAGTTTTGCACATGAGCTTCGGCGTGGTGCTCAGCGTCTTCAACCACCT ACACTTCCGTCAGCGCTTTAAGCTCTACCTGCTCTTCCTTCCTGAGCTGCTCTTCCTGCTGTCTCTTTTCGGGTATCTGCTGTGTCTCATCGTGTATAAGTGGCTGTGTTTCTCAGCACGTGAGTCTCGCTCAGCTCCCAGCATCCTCCTGCACTTCATCAGCATGTTCCTTATGCAGTCCAACTCGGCCACGCCCCTTTACCTCGgacaa ACGGCACTACAGGTGTTCCTTCTGGTCATGGCTTTGCTATGTGTGCCCGTGCTGTTGCTAGGGAAACCACTGTATCTTTATTGGCTCCATCATGGCACCAAGGGCCTGGGAGTACGCagg ggttatGAGAGAGTTCGGCGTGTCAGTGAAGATGACATGTCCCCATCTGTAGTTCACGATGAGGAGGAAGGTCTGGAGGATCACACGGGACGGGAGAGCAATACACACCAG tttGATTTGGGAGATGCCCTTTTACACCAGGCCATACACACTATCGAGTACTGTCTGGGCTGCATCTCAAATACAGCATCGTACCTTCGTCTGTGGGCCCTGAGCCTGGCTCACGCAC agcTCTCTGAGGTTCTATGGACGATGGTCCTGCGTGTAGCTCTGAGAATAAACGTGCGCCTTGGTGTGCTCTTCCTCGTTCCCGTCTTCAGCATCTTCGCTGTTCTCACCGTCTCCATCCTGCTGCTGATGGAGGGACTCTCTGCCTTCCTGCATGCACTGCGCTTgcactg gGTGGAGTTTCAGAATAAATTCTACAGCGGTACAGGGCTCAAATTCACCCCGTTTGACTTTTCCCTTCTCCCTTCAATCTTTGAGCAGGAAGGATTACTGTGA
- the atp6v0a2a gene encoding V-type proton ATPase 116 kDa subunit a 2 isoform X2, giving the protein MLRITHSFMHSRSRHEALGPQYEEFPSLEPESVAGCTGMQRLGAKLGFVSGLIHRVKMEAFERMLWRVCKGYTILSYAEVDENLVDLDTGEMSKNVVFLISFWGDQIGQKVQKICDCYHCHVYPHPESDEERSDIMDSLRTRIQDLNNVLHRTEDYLKQVLHKASESAHSWVLQVKKMKAIYHILNLCSFDVTNKCLIAEVWCPVNDLTNLRRALEEGSRKGDATVPSFVNRIPSKDTPPTLLRSNKFTRGFQSIVEAYGVGDYREVSPAPFTLITFPFLFAVMFGDLGHGAVMALFALWMVLNEKNYKRRHSVNEIWNMFFEGRYIMLMMGGFSVYTGLIYNDCFSKSIDIFGSGWSVKAMFTEQQWTNQTLRTNPFLTLDPNVSGVFTGPYPLGIDPIWNMAVNRLTFLNSYKMKMSVIVGVLHMSFGVVLSVFNHLHFRQRFKLYLLFLPELLFLLSLFGYLLCLIVYKWLCFSARESRSAPSILLHFISMFLMQSNSATPLYLGQTALQVFLLVMALLCVPVLLLGKPLYLYWLHHGTKGLGVRRGYERVRRVSEDDMSPSVVHDEEEGLEDHTGRESNTHQFDLGDALLHQAIHTIEYCLGCISNTASYLRLWALSLAHAQLSEVLWTMVLRVALRINVRLGVLFLVPVFSIFAVLTVSILLLMEGLSAFLHALRLHWVEFQNKFYSGTGLKFTPFDFSLLPSIFEQEGLL; this is encoded by the exons atgctgaggatCACACACAGCTTCATGCACAGCCGCTCCAGG CACGAGGCTCTGGGCCCACAGTATGAGGAGTTCCCATCCCTAGAGCCAGAGTCTGTGGCTGGATGCACCGGCATGCAGAGACTGGGGGCCAAACTGGG gtttgTCTCAGGTCTGATTCATCGGGTGAAGATGGAGGCATTCGAGCGTATGCTGTGGCGAGTATGTAAAGGTTACACTATTCTCAGCTATGCCGAGGTGGATGAGAATTTGGTTGATCTTGACACA GGAGAGATGAGTAAGAATGTTGTCTTCCTCATCTCATTCTGGGGTGATCAGATTGGACAGAAAGTGCAGAAGATCTGTGACTG ttacCACTGCCATGTGTATCCTCACCCAGAGTCTGATGAGGAACGTTCAGATATAATGGACAGCTTAAGAACACGTATTCAAGATCTTAATAAT gtgCTTCATAGGACTGAAGATTACCTGAAGCAGGTACTCCATAAGGCCTCAGAGTCAGCCCACTCCTGGGTGCTGCAGGTGAAGAAGATGAAGGCCATCTATCACATCCTCAACCTGTGCAGCTTCGACGTCACCAACAAGTGTCTCATAGCCGAGGTGTGGTGTCCCGTTAATGACTTGACCAACCTGCGGAGGGCTCTGGAGGAGGGTTCG AGGAAAGGAGACGCCACCGTGCCGTCGTTTGTCAACCGTATCCCTAGTAAAGACACACCTCCTACGCTGTTGAGGAGCAACAAGTTCACACGCGGCTTTCAAAGCATCGTGGAGGCGTATGGCGTAGGAGATTACAGAGAGGTCAGTCCAG CACCCTTCACTCTCATCACATTTCCCTTCCTGTTCGCGGTGATGTTTGGGGATCTGGGACACGGCGCCGTCATGGCGCTCTTTGCCCTGTGGATGGTGCTGAATGAGAAAAACTACAAACGAAGGCACTCAGTAAATGAG ATTTGGAACATGTTTTTCGAGGGCCGATACATCATGTTGATGATGGGGGGGTTTTCCGTCTACACGGGACTCATCTACAACGACTGCTTCTCTAAATCGATCGACATCTTTGGCTCAGGCTGGAGCGTCAAGGCCATGTTCACGGAACAGCAGTGGAC AAATCAGACTTTACGGACGAATCCTTTCCTGACTCTGGATCCCAACGTATCTGGAGTTTTCACTGGACCTTATCCACTGGGTATCGATCCG atctggAACATGGCGGTGAATAGGCTGACGTTTCTGAACTCGTATAAGATGAAGATGTCTGTGATTGTCGGAGTTTTGCACATGAGCTTCGGCGTGGTGCTCAGCGTCTTCAACCACCT ACACTTCCGTCAGCGCTTTAAGCTCTACCTGCTCTTCCTTCCTGAGCTGCTCTTCCTGCTGTCTCTTTTCGGGTATCTGCTGTGTCTCATCGTGTATAAGTGGCTGTGTTTCTCAGCACGTGAGTCTCGCTCAGCTCCCAGCATCCTCCTGCACTTCATCAGCATGTTCCTTATGCAGTCCAACTCGGCCACGCCCCTTTACCTCGgacaa ACGGCACTACAGGTGTTCCTTCTGGTCATGGCTTTGCTATGTGTGCCCGTGCTGTTGCTAGGGAAACCACTGTATCTTTATTGGCTCCATCATGGCACCAAGGGCCTGGGAGTACGCagg ggttatGAGAGAGTTCGGCGTGTCAGTGAAGATGACATGTCCCCATCTGTAGTTCACGATGAGGAGGAAGGTCTGGAGGATCACACGGGACGGGAGAGCAATACACACCAG tttGATTTGGGAGATGCCCTTTTACACCAGGCCATACACACTATCGAGTACTGTCTGGGCTGCATCTCAAATACAGCATCGTACCTTCGTCTGTGGGCCCTGAGCCTGGCTCACGCAC agcTCTCTGAGGTTCTATGGACGATGGTCCTGCGTGTAGCTCTGAGAATAAACGTGCGCCTTGGTGTGCTCTTCCTCGTTCCCGTCTTCAGCATCTTCGCTGTTCTCACCGTCTCCATCCTGCTGCTGATGGAGGGACTCTCTGCCTTCCTGCATGCACTGCGCTTgcactg gGTGGAGTTTCAGAATAAATTCTACAGCGGTACAGGGCTCAAATTCACCCCGTTTGACTTTTCCCTTCTCCCTTCAATCTTTGAGCAGGAAGGATTACTGTGA